One region of Candidatus Methylomirabilota bacterium genomic DNA includes:
- a CDS encoding DUF2914 domain-containing protein codes for MGKWAKAVVIMVVGVALPILATSQERVARVEDDSLQVIRDVVTTEVVNREPVNDGIVFSASMGPVYYFTELNGAYTPTHINHIWYYEGRQMAKVPLSIEGPHWRTWSSKRMVEDWTGSWRVEAVDPDGNLLSSQTFEVE; via the coding sequence ATGGGCAAATGGGCGAAGGCTGTAGTGATCATGGTAGTGGGGGTGGCACTTCCAATCTTGGCTACGTCCCAGGAAAGAGTAGCCCGGGTGGAGGACGATTCGTTGCAGGTGATCCGGGATGTGGTAACGACCGAGGTCGTCAACCGCGAGCCGGTCAATGACGGCATCGTGTTTTCAGCCTCGATGGGACCGGTGTACTATTTTACAGAGCTAAATGGAGCGTACACGCCCACACACATCAATCACATCTGGTACTACGAGGGTCGACAGATGGCGAAGGTCCCCCTCTCTATAGAAGGCCCACACTGGCGGACCTGGAGTAGCAAGCGGATGGTTGAGGACTGGACCGGTTCGTGGAGGGTAGAGGCGGTGGACCCCGATGGCAACCTCCTGTCTTCCCAGACCTTCGAGGTAGAATGA
- the pal gene encoding peptidoglycan-associated lipoprotein Pal: protein MRRRRGCLDCATMLLGASLILVGCTTKPGVQTAGSAMKGPGAGPRPQGKVEEEKIPPPVSIREVTVTPRVSERPEAGLGSTVAEESPLKDVFFDFRKSALREDAKQTLKNNIQWLKANPHAQILIEGHADERGTNEYNLALGERRVKTIRDFLVAGNIHAKRVSIISYGEERPFVLGHDESAWKWNRRGHFNLGSP, encoded by the coding sequence ATGAGGCGACGGCGCGGCTGTCTGGACTGTGCAACCATGCTCTTGGGGGCCTCGCTAATCCTGGTCGGCTGCACCACGAAACCCGGGGTGCAGACAGCCGGGTCGGCGATGAAAGGTCCCGGGGCGGGGCCGAGGCCGCAAGGCAAGGTCGAGGAGGAGAAAATTCCCCCGCCGGTATCAATTCGGGAAGTCACGGTGACACCTAGGGTCTCAGAGCGGCCAGAAGCGGGCCTGGGTTCGACGGTGGCCGAAGAGTCCCCTTTGAAAGATGTGTTCTTCGACTTTCGCAAGTCCGCCCTAAGGGAGGATGCCAAACAGACCCTAAAGAACAACATCCAGTGGCTCAAGGCGAATCCTCATGCCCAAATTCTGATCGAGGGTCACGCCGATGAACGGGGGACCAACGAGTACAATTTGGCACTGGGGGAACGCCGGGTGAAGACGATTCGTGACTTCCTCGTGGCTGGGAACATTCATGCCAAGCGGGTTTCCATCATCAGTTATGGTGAAGAACGGCCCTTTGTCCTGGGGCACGACGAATCCGCATGGAAATGGAACCGCCGGGGCCACTTTAACCTGGGTTCCCCTTAG
- a CDS encoding VWA domain-containing protein, whose protein sequence is MATIRYSKWTGIPWGDVSVEDLLEELADYFLHSGFYSPHYDPEEGRSLEELYAAILQALVQKGHVDVQDFERWLENPEFKEQSEISELLKGLLQRLIEEGYITWQRPGRAEDDLDIRGYVGGFGPETDNVRFEITNKTLDFLGYKTLKDLLSGLGKSDFGRHDTQELSTGIEAALPPKPYEFGDTLNLDVTATLLNAIERQGLSVPIEVEHRDLVVRQSEYQSSCSTVLLLDCSHSMILYGEDRFTPAKRVALALSHLIRSQYPGDSLHIVLFHDSAEEIPLGRLARVTIGPYHTNTKAGLRLAQQILGRERKDMRQIVMITDGKPSAITLPDGRIYKNPMGLDPWIIHETFREVVECRRAGILINTFMLARDYDLVGFVQKVSEIARGKAYFTTPHTLGQYLLMDYMSKKIRHIH, encoded by the coding sequence ATGGCAACCATTCGATATTCAAAGTGGACTGGGATTCCATGGGGTGACGTCAGTGTGGAGGACCTGCTGGAGGAGCTGGCTGACTACTTTCTCCACAGCGGCTTCTACTCACCCCACTACGACCCGGAGGAGGGTCGCAGCCTCGAAGAGCTCTACGCGGCGATCCTCCAGGCCCTCGTTCAGAAGGGGCATGTGGATGTCCAGGACTTCGAACGGTGGCTGGAGAATCCTGAATTTAAGGAACAGTCAGAAATTTCCGAGCTGCTCAAGGGCCTCTTGCAGCGTCTGATCGAAGAGGGGTACATCACCTGGCAACGGCCGGGACGCGCGGAGGATGACCTGGACATCAGAGGCTACGTCGGCGGCTTTGGCCCCGAGACCGACAACGTCCGATTCGAGATCACCAACAAGACGCTCGACTTTCTAGGATACAAGACGCTGAAGGATCTCCTGAGCGGCCTGGGCAAGAGTGATTTCGGCCGCCACGACACTCAAGAACTGTCCACCGGGATCGAGGCGGCGCTGCCCCCCAAGCCCTATGAGTTTGGCGACACCCTCAACCTGGATGTAACTGCAACCCTCCTCAACGCCATCGAACGGCAGGGCCTCTCGGTCCCCATCGAGGTGGAGCACCGAGACCTCGTGGTCCGGCAATCCGAGTACCAGAGTTCCTGCTCTACGGTCCTCCTCCTCGACTGCAGTCACAGCATGATTCTGTACGGTGAGGACCGGTTTACCCCTGCAAAACGCGTCGCGCTAGCCTTGTCTCACCTGATCCGGAGCCAGTACCCGGGCGATTCCCTCCACATAGTCCTCTTCCACGACTCGGCCGAGGAGATCCCACTCGGCCGCCTGGCGCGCGTGACCATCGGCCCTTACCACACCAACACCAAAGCGGGACTGAGGCTCGCCCAGCAGATCCTGGGCCGTGAGCGCAAGGACATGCGGCAGATCGTCATGATTACTGATGGCAAACCCTCGGCCATCACGTTGCCCGACGGCCGGATCTACAAGAACCCTATGGGGCTTGACCCCTGGATCATTCACGAGACCTTCCGCGAAGTCGTCGAGTGCCGCCGGGCCGGAATCCTCATCAACACCTTCATGCTCGCCCGGGACTACGACCTCGTGGGCTTCGTCCAGAAGGTTTCCGAGATCGCCCGGGGAAAGGCCTACTTCACTACCCCCCACACCCTCGGCCAATATCTCCTCATGGACTACATGTCCAAAAAAATCCGCCACATCCACTAA
- a CDS encoding endonuclease/exonuclease/phosphatase family protein, with the protein MVGFWGRTWWPFELASHFRVQYFFFLLASGIIFLLGRRKRGATLSGVFAIINVSLIVPLYFGGSVAFGSNQTLRALLINVNQSNRAHKELRKFIRSVEPDFMVLVEVNQAWTNVLQQMQADYPFFRNLPPREGRSGIALLSRIPLANGEVGYFGEAELPSVVARLEISGQPLTVIGAHALAPVGRIRSEYRNQHLATLAQIVSSQKGSVIVLADLNTTSWSPFFRDLLRKTGLRDSRTGFGVQSSWPTGFPPLWIAIDHCLVSSGVIVHNRSIGPHIGSDHYPVVVDFSVQPG; encoded by the coding sequence ATGGTGGGATTTTGGGGACGGACTTGGTGGCCCTTTGAGCTGGCAAGTCACTTTCGTGTACAATATTTCTTCTTTCTCCTCGCCAGTGGCATCATTTTCCTTTTGGGGAGGAGGAAAAGGGGAGCCACCCTGAGTGGTGTTTTTGCGATCATCAACGTATCCCTCATTGTTCCATTGTATTTCGGGGGTTCAGTCGCCTTTGGTAGCAATCAGACATTACGGGCGCTCTTGATTAACGTGAATCAATCAAATAGGGCGCATAAGGAACTTCGGAAATTCATTCGCTCCGTGGAACCAGACTTCATGGTTCTTGTGGAGGTCAATCAAGCATGGACGAATGTACTTCAGCAGATGCAAGCTGATTATCCCTTTTTCCGAAATCTTCCACCTCGCGAAGGCAGATCGGGCATTGCACTTTTGAGTCGCATTCCCCTTGCAAACGGCGAGGTGGGGTACTTTGGAGAGGCTGAACTTCCCTCAGTCGTTGCCCGGCTCGAAATCAGTGGACAGCCACTGACCGTGATCGGAGCCCATGCGCTTGCGCCAGTTGGCCGGATCCGGTCTGAATACCGAAATCAACATCTTGCGACACTGGCTCAGATCGTGAGTTCGCAGAAGGGTTCAGTGATCGTTCTCGCGGATCTGAACACGACGTCATGGTCTCCCTTCTTCCGGGATCTGCTCCGCAAGACCGGGTTACGAGACAGTCGAACGGGTTTCGGCGTACAGTCCAGCTGGCCCACAGGATTTCCACCTCTATGGATTGCAATCGATCATTGCTTGGTCTCATCAGGGGTAATCGTTCATAACCGCAGCATCGGGCCGCACATCGGATCAGACCACTACCCAGTTGTTGTCGATTTTTCAGTCCAACCAGGCTAG